In the genome of Streptomyces sp. SAI-127, the window GTGGTCGTGGGCCAGAAGTACCCCCATGGCCTGGACCGTCTGATGGGTCTCGCGGAAACCCTGCACGAACACGGCACGGTCACCAACGAGGTCCGCACCATGGGCCCGGCCGCCGCCCCCCACCCGGTCGCCCGGCGCCTCCAGATCGCCCCCGGCACCGACGTCCTCTACATCGAACGCCTGCGCCGCCTGAATGGCCTCCCCCTCTCCCTCGACCTCACCTACCTCCCCCTCGACATCGGCACCGCCCTGCTCGGCGCCGACCTCGAGAACACCGACGTCTTCCGCCTCCTGGAGACGATCACCGGCCAGGGCCTCGGCCACGCCGAGATCACCCTGGAGGCGGTGAACGCGGACGCCCACTCCGCCGCCGTACTGGAAGCCCCGCGCGGCGCGGCCGTCCTGATGCTGGAACGCCTCACCCACCTCGCCGACGGCCGACCCGTCGACCTGGAGTTCATCCGCTTCCGCGGCGACCGCATCACGATGAGCGGCCTGCTGCACCGCTCCCTCTGACCTCTTTCCGAGCCGTTTCCTGGAGACAGCCATGCCCTTGGCGCCCCAGCGGGCCGACGTGCCCGTGACCATCGACGAGTCGAAGTGCATCGACGGCTGCACGCTCTGCGTGGACATGTGCCCGCTGGACTCCCTCGCCATCGACGAGAGCAACGGCAAGGCCTACATGCACGTCGACGAGTGCTGGTACTGCGGCCCGTGCGCGGCCCGCTGTCCCACCGGAGCCGTCACGGTCAACATGCCCTATCTGCTCCGGTGAGAGGTCCAGAACTCCCATGAAACACAAACCGGTTGTCGCCGCTCTGCTGCTGTTCGCGCCACTGACGGCCTGCGGCAGTGCCCAGGCGGGCGACAGTTCCACGGTCACCGTCACCGTCGGCTACCAGTCCAAGACCATCAACACGGTCACGGCCGGAACGCTGCTTCGCTCGCTCGGCTACTTCGAGAAGCAGCTCAACTCCCTCCACGACGGCCACACCTACAAGGTCGACTGGCAGGACTACGCCACCGGCGCCCCCATCACCGCGCAGATGACCGCCGGGAAGATCGACATCGGCTCGATGGGCGACTTCCCGCTGCTCATCAACGCGGCCCGCGGCAAGCAGCTCGGCAAGCCCACCCGCCTGGTCTCGGTCACCGGCTACAACCTGCGCGGCGGCCTCAACACGATCGTCACCTCCCCCGGCTCGGACCTCGCCTCACTCGACGACCTGCGCGGCAAGAAGGTCTCCACGAGCGTCGGCTCCGCCGCCGACGGCACTCTCGTACGGGCCCTGCAGCGCGCCGGCATCGACCCCGACAAGGGCATCGAGAAGCTCAACCAGCAGCCCGCGGTGGGTGCTTCGGCCCTGTCGGCGGGCAGCGCGGACGCCCTGTCGCAGTTCGTCGCCTGGCCCGGTCTGCTCGCCTACCAGGGCAAGGCGAAGGCGCTCTACGACGGTGCCGAGCTCGACCTCCCCACCTTCCACGGCGTCACCGCCCGCGAGGACTTCGCGAAGCGGCGGCCGCCGGTCCTGGAGGCGTTCCTGAAGGCCCAGGCCGAGGCCACCGACTACCTCAACGCCCACCCGGTCGGCGCCGCCGAGTCGGTCGCCAAGGCCACCGGCCTGCCCGCCGAGGTCGTCTACCTCTACAACGGCGCCCACGGCATCGCCACCTTCGACCCGGCGATCAAGCCCCAACTGGTCTCCGCCCTGAAGAAGGACGTCTCGGTCCTGAAGGCGGCCAAGCTGACCGGTGACGTGGACGTGGACTCCTTCGTCGACGACCAGTACGTCAAGAAGGCCCTCGGGTCCGACTACGCGGGTCGCCTCGCCCTGAATCCGCCCGCCTCCGCGAGCGAGGTCTGGCCCAAGGGCGCCTCCAGGACGCAGAGCTTCAAGACGCCCGCCGAACTCCTCGCGTACGTCTCCGCGCACAAGGACGGCGTCCGCGCCGCCTACGTCCCCGACGCCACCACCGGCACCCTCTGGTTCGCCGACAAGGCGGTCTGGGTGGCCGACGGCGACGAACTGCTGCCCTTCGTGGCGCCGGAGACCGCGCAGGCCTACGTCTCCGCGCACGGCGGCGCCCGGGTCGTCACGTACGCCGAGGCGCTGGAGCGGGCGTCGTGAGCGGGAAGGCGCGCGCAAGCCGGGGCCGGGGGGTGCCCCGGCTCGGCCGGTACGCGCTGCGGGCGGGCTCGCTCGCGGTCGCCCTCGGCGGGTGGCAGCTGCTGACCAGCCTCGACATCGATATGTGGCTGCGCTTCTCGCAGTTCCCCACGGTCGCCGACGTGGCCCGCACCTTCGCCGACCGGCTGTCCGGCCCGGACTACTGGACGGACCTCACCGACAGCCTCACCCGCATCCTCACCGGTTTCCTGCTGGCCGCGGTGCTCGGTGTGGCGGCGGGCGTGCTCGTGGCGCGCTCCCGTCTCGCCGAGGACCTGCTCGGCCCGGTCCTGGAGGTCGTCCGCCCGATCCCGGCGATCGCCCTCGTCCCCGTCGCGATCCTGCTGTTCCCCTCCAACGAACAGGGCATCGTCTTCATCACCTTCACCGCCGCCTTCTTCCCCGTCCTGGTCTCCACCCGGCACGCGGTCCGCGCGCTGACCCCCGGATGGGAGGAGGCGGTGCTGACCATGGGCGGCGGCCGCTGGTGGATCCTCGCCTCGGTCGTGCTGCCGGGCGCCCTGCCCGGCATCTTCGGCGGCCTGTCCGTCGGCATCGGCGTCTCGTGGATCTGTGTGATCTCCGCCGAGATGATCTCCGGCCAGTACGGCGTCGGCTACCGCACCTGGCAGGACTACACCGTCGTCAACTACGCGGGCGTCTTCGTCGGCATGGTCACCATCGGCGTCCTCGGCTGGCTCACCTCCACGGCCGTGGAACTCCTGGGGCGCCGCCTGACGCGATGGCTGCCGAGGACGTCGTACGTCGCTGCCGGCCGGCCGGCGCGGCGGGTGGACCGTGCCGCGGCCGCGGTGCCGGTGAGCCCCACGACTCGGGAGGGCGTGCCCCATGACCAGCTCGTCTGACGTCCGTTCGCCCGCCCGCGCCGGCGCGGCACTGGCGCTGCGCGGCGCCGCTCTCGGGCGGCCCGACGTGCCCGTGCTCGACGGAGTGGACCTCGTGGTGGCTCCCGGCGAGATCCTGACCCTCGTCGGGCCCTCCGGATGCGGCAAGTCGACGCTGCTGCGCACGCTCGCCGGACTGTTGTCGCCGCTTGCCGGAGAGGTCAGCCAGGACGGACGCCCGCTGACGGGCCCCGCCGCCCACCGCGCCCTGATCTTCCAGGAGGACGCCCTCCTGCCCTGGCGCACCCTGCGCTCGAACGTCGAACTGCCGCTCGCGATCAAGGGGTTGCCGCGTGCGGAGCGCAGGCGGCAGGCACAGGCGTGGCTGGAGCGCGTCGGACTTGCCGACCAGGCCGGGCAGTTGCCGCACCGTGTCTCCGGCGGACAGCGCCAGCGCGCCCAGCTGGCCCGCGCCCTCGCGGGAGCGCCGCGCGCCGTCCTCATGGACGAACCCTTCGGCGCCCTGGACGCCCAGACCCGCGCCGGAATGCAGGACCTCCTCGTCGAGGTGCTGCGGGGCACCGGGGCCACCGTCGTCTTCGTCACCCACGACGTGGACGAGGCCCTCTTCCTGGGCGACCGGGTCGCGCTCATCGGCTCCGGCCGCCTGGTCGCCGTACGTGACGTGCCCCGCCCGCGTGACCGCGCGGCCCACGACGACCAGGCACACCTGGCGCTGCGGCGCGACGTCCTCTCCTCGCTCGGTACGTGAAAGGCACCCTGGTGGACACCCCTCTGCAGATTCCGGCCCTCGACGAGGCCGAGGAACTCACCTGCGACGTCCTTGTCATCGGCGGCGGCACCGCCGGCACCATGGCCGCCCTGACCGCCGCCGAGCACGGCGCGGACGTCATCCTGCTGGAGAAGGCCCACGTCCGGCACTCCGGCGCCCTCGCCATGGGCATGGACGGCGTCAACAACGCGGTCATCCCCGGCCGCGCCGAACCGGACGACTACGTCGCCGAGATCACCCGCGCCAACGACGGCATCGTCGACCAGTCCACCGTCCGCCAGACCGCCACCCGCGGTTTCGGGATGGTGCAGCGTCTGGAGTCGTACGGCGTGAAGTTCGAGAAGGACGAGCACGGCGACTACGCGGTCCGCCAGGTCCATCGCTCCGGTTCGTACGTGCTGCCGATGCCGGAGGGCAAGGACGTCAAGAAGGTCCTGTACCGGCAGCTGCGGCGGCGCGAGATGCGGGAGCGGATCCGCATCGAGAACCGGGTGATGCCGGTGCGGGTGCTGACCGCTCCCGAGGACGGGCGTGCGGTGGGCGCGGTCGGCTTCAACACGCGTACGGGCGCGTTCGTCACGGTCCGCGCGGGCGCGGTGATCCTGGCGACCGGTGCCTGCGGCCGCCTGGGCCTGCCCGCCTCGGGCTACCTGTACGGCACCTACGAGAACCCGACCAACGCGGGCGACGGCTACGCCATGGCCTACCACGCGGGCGCCGAGCTCACCGGTATCGAGTGCTTCCAGATCAATCCGCTGATCAAGGACTACAACGGGCCGGCCTGCGCGTACGTCGCCAACCCCTTCGGCGGCTACCAGGTCAACCGGCACGGCGAGCGCTTCGTCGACTCGGACTACTGGTCCGGCCAGATGATGGCCGAGTTCGCGGCGGAGATCGCGTCCGACCGGGGGCCGGTGTACCTGAAGCTGAGCCACCTCCCCGAGGAGTCGATCTCGTCCCTGGAGGCGATCCTGCACTCCACGGAACGGCCCACGCGGGGGACGTTCCATGAGGGCCGCGGTCACGACTACCGCACTCACGACATCGAGATGCACATCTCCGAGATCGGCCTGTGCGGCGGCCACTCGGCCTCCGGGGTCCGCGTCGACGACCACGCCCGTACGACCGTCCCCCGCCTCTACGCCGCCGGCGACCTGGCCTGCGTCCCGCACAACTACATGATCGGCGCCTTCGTCTTCGGTGACCTGGCCGGCGCGGACGCCTCCCGGTACTCGCCGTACGAAGGGGAGTTGCCGCCCGACCAGCTCCGCGAGGCGCACGAACTGATCTACCGCCCGCTGCGCAACCCGGACGGCCCGCCGCAGCCACAGGTCGAGTACAAGCTCCGTCGCTTCGTGAACGACTACGTGGCCCCGCCGAAGTCGGGGGCGCGGCTGTCGCTGGCTCTGGAGTCCTTCGAGCGGATGCGCACCGACATCGCCTCGATGGGTGCCCGCACCGCGCACGAGTTGATGCGCTGCGCCGAGGTCTCCTTCATCCGCGACTGCGCCGAGATGGCCGCGCGCGCCTCCCTCGCCCGAACGGAGTCCCGCTGGGGCCTGTACCACGACCGTCTCGACCACCCCCATCGCGACGACACCTCCTGGTTCCACCATCTCGACCTGCACAAGTCCCCCTCCGGTGCGATGGAGTTCACGGCTCGTCCCGTGGCTCCCTATCTGGTCCCCATCGACGAGTTCACCCCCGTCGGCGGCGCCTCCCGGTACCTCGGCGAGGTGCACGCCGAGGTGGTGGCGACGGCGGGGGCGCGGGAGGTGGCCCCGGTCGCGGTCGGGCAGTTCGGTGCCACGAACGACACGGCCGCCGACCGTCCCGGTGCCGACACCGTGACGGACGCCCCGGACTCACCCGCCCCGGTCTCCTCCGCCCCCGTCTCCTCCGCCCCGGTCTCACCCCGTCTGCTCGGACTCCTCGCTCTCGCCGAGCAGGAACCCGAACTCGCCGTCATCCGGACCTACTTGTCCGATCCCGAGCCCGCTGTCCGCCGTACGGCCGTCACCGTCCTGACGGAGACCGCGCCACCAGGGACCGGACCGGTCCTCGCCACGGCCCTCACCGACCGCGACCCCGGCGTCCGCGCCGCCGCGGCGGCGTCCCTGCGCGAACTCGTCGAGACGCTCCCGCCGGAACCCGCCCTCCGCGAGGGTCTCGCCGCCGCCCTGGCCGAGTCCGACCCGGTCGTCCGCGCCGCCGCCCTGGACGTGCTGCGTGCCCTGCACCTCGGCGACACGGAACTGTTCGCCGGCTCCCTGAGCGACTCGGACATCGCCGTCCGCATCGAGGCCGTCCGCGCCCTCGTCTCCGTGGACGCCGCCGTGGAACTCGCCCGCGCGGCGACCACCGACCCCTCCCGCGAGGTCCGCGTGACGATCGCCAAGGCACTGGCCACGGTGTCGGCGGAACGCCCGCTCGACGTCGTCCTCGACGCCTTGTCCCGTCTCACCGAGGACCCCGACGCCCTGGTACGGGGGGCCGCTTACGCAGCGCTGGGCACCACCGGCTGCCCCGCCCCCCTCGCCTCCCGCGCCGTCGCCGCCCTGTCGGCCGCCGCCTGGCAGGTCCGGTCGGGTGCCGCGACGGCGCTGTCCGCCGCCGAACCCGATGTGGCCGTCCCCGCCCTCGCCATGGCCCTCGCCGACCCGAACGCCGACGTCCGCAAGGCCGCCGTCCTCGCCCTGACCCGGCACACGAGCGCCGACGACGCCCGCGCGGCCCTGGCCACGGCGACGACGGACTCGGACGCGGACGTGAGGGCGTATGCGGCGCGGGCCCTGTGACGTGATGTAAGGCCCGCGCCACAGCCGTCGCCCCCGCGCCGGCGCCCGGTGGCGGCTATATCCAGTCGTCCTCGGGCGCCGACTCCGCGTCCATCTCGGGCCAGTGGTCCGCGCCGGGATCCGCGTCACCGGCCTGGTCCGGTGTCTTCGCGGCCGCACCGCCGTCGGCCAGCCCGGCGAGTACCTCGATCACACCCTCCCCGTAGGTAACGAGCTTCTTCTCACCGACCCCGCCGACGCTTCCGAGCTGCGCCACGGACGTGGGCCACACCGTGACGATCTCCCTGAGTGTGGCGTCGTGGAAGATGACGTACGCCGGAACTCCCTGTTCACGGGCCTGCTCGGCGCGCCAGGCCCGTAGTGCCTCGAACGCCGGCACCAGCGCCTCGGGCAGCTCGGCCACCACGGCCTTGGCCTTGCCCCGACCGGAAGAGGACGAGGAGCCCGACTTGGCGCTCACCGGCTTCTTCGGTTCCTTGCGCAGCGGCACCTCCCGCTCCCGCCGCAGCACCGCGCCGCTCGCCTCGGTCAGCACCAGCGTGCCGTAGTCCCCCTCGACCGCGAGCAGCCCCTGGGCCAGCAACTGCCGTACGACGCCTCGCCATTCGCCCTCGGAGAGATCCTCGCCGATGCCGAACACCGACAGCTGGTCGTGGTCGAACTGGATGACCTTGGCGGTGCGCTTGCCGAGCAGGATGTCGACGATCTGCACCGCCCCGAACTTCTGCCCGCGCTCCCGCTGCAGCCGCACCACCGTCGAGAGCACCTTCTGGGCCGCGACCGTGCCGTCCCAGGTCTCCGGCGGTGTGAGGCAGGTGTCGCAGTTGCCGCAGCCCGTCGGCTCCGGTTCCTGGCCGAAGTAGTTCAGGAGCTGTCCGCGCCTGCACTGGGCGGTCTCGCACAGCGCGAGCATCGAGTCCAGGTGGGCGGCGGCCCGGCGCCGGAACGCCTCGTCGCCCTCGCTCGACTGGATCATCTTGCGCTGCTGTATGACGTCGTTGAGGCCGTAGGCCATCCAGGCCGTGGACGCCAGGCCGTCACGCCCCGCGCGGCCCGTCTCCTGGTAGTAGCCCTCGACCGACTTGGGCAGGTCGAGGTGGGCCACGAAGCGGACGTCCGGCTTGTCGATGCCCATGCCGAAGGCGATGGTCGCCACCACCACCAGGCCGTCCTCGCGCAGGAAGCGGGACTGGTGGGCGGCACGGGTGCCCGCGTCCAGGCCCGCGTGGTACGGGACCGCCTCGATGCCGTTGCGGGAGAGGAACTCGGCCGTGGCCTCCACCGACTTGCGGGAGAGGCAGTACACGATGCCCGCGTCGCCCGCGTGCTCCTCGCGCAGGAAGGCCAGCAGCTGCTTCTTGGGGTCGGCCTTCGGCACGATCCGGTACTGGATGTTGGGCCGGTCGAAGCTCGCCTCGAAGTGCCGGGCCGTCGGCATGTTCAGCCGCTGGGTGAGCTCGTTGTGCGTGGCACGCGTGGCCGTCGCGGTGAGCGCGATCCGCGGGACGTCGGGCCAGCGCTCGCCGAGCACCGACAGCGTCAGATAGTCGGGACGGAAGTCGTGGCCCCACTGCGAGACGCAGTGCGCCTCGTCGATGGCGAAGACCGCGATCTTGCCGCGGGAGAGCAGGTCCTGGGTGGCGTCCAGCCGCAGCCGCTCCGGTGCGAGGTAGAGCAGGTCCAGCTCTCCGGCCAGGAACTCGGCCTCCACCACGCGGCGCTCGTCGAAGTCCTGCGTGGAGTTCATGAACCCGGCGCGCACGCCGAGCGCCCTGAGCGCGTTCACCTGGTCCTGCATCAGCGCGATGAGCGGTGAGACGACGATGCCCGTGCCGGGTCTGACCAGGGACGGAATCTGGTAGCACAGCGACTTGCCGCCGCCGGTCGGCATGAGCACGACGGCGTCGCCGCCGGCCACCACGTGCTCGATGATCTCTTCCTGCTCGCCGCGGAAGGCGTCGTATCCGAAGACCCGGTGCAGCGTGGCCAGTGCCTCGCTGTCGCTCGCGCCCGGTGTCCCGGTGATCCCTGGCATCTCGCTGATACCGCCCATCCCGCCCATAGTCCCGTCCCCCGTACGTCGTCCCTCGACCACTGCCTCCACGATAGGTGCCGGGACCGACAGCGTCGGAGTTATCCACAGGCCGGGACCGTGACGTTCCGTGGCCATTCGATCGGCCGCTGTCATACGAGGCCCGCCCCCGGGCCACGGACCGGCGCCCCCGTACGCAACGGGCCCCGGCTCCCTCGCGGGGAACCGGGGCCCGCCGCATGAACGCGGTTCAGGCAGGGCGGATCAGCGCACGAACACTCCCGCCTGGTTCGCCAGGTCCAGGAAGTACTGCGGTGCCACACCGAGCACCAGCGTGACCGCCACGCCGACCCCGATCGCCGTCATCGTCAGCGGTGACGGCACGGCGACCGTCGGCCCCTCCGGGCGCGGCTCGCTGAAGAACATCAGCACGATCACCCGGATGTAGAAGAACGCGGCG includes:
- a CDS encoding ABC transporter permease; the protein is MSGKARASRGRGVPRLGRYALRAGSLAVALGGWQLLTSLDIDMWLRFSQFPTVADVARTFADRLSGPDYWTDLTDSLTRILTGFLLAAVLGVAAGVLVARSRLAEDLLGPVLEVVRPIPAIALVPVAILLFPSNEQGIVFITFTAAFFPVLVSTRHAVRALTPGWEEAVLTMGGGRWWILASVVLPGALPGIFGGLSVGIGVSWICVISAEMISGQYGVGYRTWQDYTVVNYAGVFVGMVTIGVLGWLTSTAVELLGRRLTRWLPRTSYVAAGRPARRVDRAAAAVPVSPTTREGVPHDQLV
- a CDS encoding GntR family transcriptional regulator gives rise to the protein MPSTDRVRDHAGQGATTVAARARRRLRADQARQLADLLRHQLLTGGFEDGTLPHETTLATDYRASRNTVRQALDLLRAEGLVERLPGVGTVVVGQKYPHGLDRLMGLAETLHEHGTVTNEVRTMGPAAAPHPVARRLQIAPGTDVLYIERLRRLNGLPLSLDLTYLPLDIGTALLGADLENTDVFRLLETITGQGLGHAEITLEAVNADAHSAAVLEAPRGAAVLMLERLTHLADGRPVDLEFIRFRGDRITMSGLLHRSL
- a CDS encoding ABC transporter substrate-binding protein, producing MKHKPVVAALLLFAPLTACGSAQAGDSSTVTVTVGYQSKTINTVTAGTLLRSLGYFEKQLNSLHDGHTYKVDWQDYATGAPITAQMTAGKIDIGSMGDFPLLINAARGKQLGKPTRLVSVTGYNLRGGLNTIVTSPGSDLASLDDLRGKKVSTSVGSAADGTLVRALQRAGIDPDKGIEKLNQQPAVGASALSAGSADALSQFVAWPGLLAYQGKAKALYDGAELDLPTFHGVTAREDFAKRRPPVLEAFLKAQAEATDYLNAHPVGAAESVAKATGLPAEVVYLYNGAHGIATFDPAIKPQLVSALKKDVSVLKAAKLTGDVDVDSFVDDQYVKKALGSDYAGRLALNPPASASEVWPKGASRTQSFKTPAELLAYVSAHKDGVRAAYVPDATTGTLWFADKAVWVADGDELLPFVAPETAQAYVSAHGGARVVTYAEALERAS
- a CDS encoding ABC transporter ATP-binding protein; protein product: MTSSSDVRSPARAGAALALRGAALGRPDVPVLDGVDLVVAPGEILTLVGPSGCGKSTLLRTLAGLLSPLAGEVSQDGRPLTGPAAHRALIFQEDALLPWRTLRSNVELPLAIKGLPRAERRRQAQAWLERVGLADQAGQLPHRVSGGQRQRAQLARALAGAPRAVLMDEPFGALDAQTRAGMQDLLVEVLRGTGATVVFVTHDVDEALFLGDRVALIGSGRLVAVRDVPRPRDRAAHDDQAHLALRRDVLSSLGT
- a CDS encoding ferredoxin family protein produces the protein MPLAPQRADVPVTIDESKCIDGCTLCVDMCPLDSLAIDESNGKAYMHVDECWYCGPCAARCPTGAVTVNMPYLLR
- a CDS encoding fumarate reductase/succinate dehydrogenase flavoprotein subunit, whose protein sequence is MKGTLVDTPLQIPALDEAEELTCDVLVIGGGTAGTMAALTAAEHGADVILLEKAHVRHSGALAMGMDGVNNAVIPGRAEPDDYVAEITRANDGIVDQSTVRQTATRGFGMVQRLESYGVKFEKDEHGDYAVRQVHRSGSYVLPMPEGKDVKKVLYRQLRRREMRERIRIENRVMPVRVLTAPEDGRAVGAVGFNTRTGAFVTVRAGAVILATGACGRLGLPASGYLYGTYENPTNAGDGYAMAYHAGAELTGIECFQINPLIKDYNGPACAYVANPFGGYQVNRHGERFVDSDYWSGQMMAEFAAEIASDRGPVYLKLSHLPEESISSLEAILHSTERPTRGTFHEGRGHDYRTHDIEMHISEIGLCGGHSASGVRVDDHARTTVPRLYAAGDLACVPHNYMIGAFVFGDLAGADASRYSPYEGELPPDQLREAHELIYRPLRNPDGPPQPQVEYKLRRFVNDYVAPPKSGARLSLALESFERMRTDIASMGARTAHELMRCAEVSFIRDCAEMAARASLARTESRWGLYHDRLDHPHRDDTSWFHHLDLHKSPSGAMEFTARPVAPYLVPIDEFTPVGGASRYLGEVHAEVVATAGAREVAPVAVGQFGATNDTAADRPGADTVTDAPDSPAPVSSAPVSSAPVSPRLLGLLALAEQEPELAVIRTYLSDPEPAVRRTAVTVLTETAPPGTGPVLATALTDRDPGVRAAAAASLRELVETLPPEPALREGLAAALAESDPVVRAAALDVLRALHLGDTELFAGSLSDSDIAVRIEAVRALVSVDAAVELARAATTDPSREVRVTIAKALATVSAERPLDVVLDALSRLTEDPDALVRGAAYAALGTTGCPAPLASRAVAALSAAAWQVRSGAATALSAAEPDVAVPALAMALADPNADVRKAAVLALTRHTSADDARAALATATTDSDADVRAYAARAL
- the recQ gene encoding DNA helicase RecQ; its protein translation is MGGMGGISEMPGITGTPGASDSEALATLHRVFGYDAFRGEQEEIIEHVVAGGDAVVLMPTGGGKSLCYQIPSLVRPGTGIVVSPLIALMQDQVNALRALGVRAGFMNSTQDFDERRVVEAEFLAGELDLLYLAPERLRLDATQDLLSRGKIAVFAIDEAHCVSQWGHDFRPDYLTLSVLGERWPDVPRIALTATATRATHNELTQRLNMPTARHFEASFDRPNIQYRIVPKADPKKQLLAFLREEHAGDAGIVYCLSRKSVEATAEFLSRNGIEAVPYHAGLDAGTRAAHQSRFLREDGLVVVATIAFGMGIDKPDVRFVAHLDLPKSVEGYYQETGRAGRDGLASTAWMAYGLNDVIQQRKMIQSSEGDEAFRRRAAAHLDSMLALCETAQCRRGQLLNYFGQEPEPTGCGNCDTCLTPPETWDGTVAAQKVLSTVVRLQRERGQKFGAVQIVDILLGKRTAKVIQFDHDQLSVFGIGEDLSEGEWRGVVRQLLAQGLLAVEGDYGTLVLTEASGAVLRREREVPLRKEPKKPVSAKSGSSSSSGRGKAKAVVAELPEALVPAFEALRAWRAEQAREQGVPAYVIFHDATLREIVTVWPTSVAQLGSVGGVGEKKLVTYGEGVIEVLAGLADGGAAAKTPDQAGDADPGADHWPEMDAESAPEDDWI